AATAAGTACGCCATTCTTGGTCATCGGAGGCTAAGAGTATTGGGGCTAAGTTGTCAGGCGCGCCAATTAGTAGCTCGGCAGAATCGACACCGCTACGACCACGATGCGCAAAACTCCAAGTTAAGGTGGAACCAGGGATCGTTTTTATATCCTGATACACAGGACCGGGACCATCAGAATTTAGTTCAATGAAATTATTTCCCGAATAGGCAGGGACGCCTTGGCCATTCCCATTTTGCCAGACTTCAATCCTGCCAGAAGGATTAGAGGTTCCCCAAGCTTCGACGCCTTCTTGATCGACATACCAAACATTAGGTGAACCAGCATGAACACCGAAATCGGCAATATCTACTGCTTCAAAATCAGCATTTTTAATAAGCCATGATATTTTCCAATTATTATCAGAAAAATCTGATGTTGCTTCTGCTTTCATGCTACCAAAACCAACAACTAAAAAAAGCACAGCAATAAAAAGCCATTTTAAATTCTCTTTTAACATCGAACTCAACTCCTATTTTCTATTCTTACCTTATCCCAACTACCCTTCTGGCAAGGAATTAAAACGAATGTAACAAAAAAGACGACCAAGCATGCGCTGATCGCCTTGTTTTTCTTATAAAAGTCCAAATAAGTAATCCACGATAAATCCAATTGCAATACCGGTTAGGGCACCGAAAAATACTTCCATTGGTTTATGTCCAAGCATTTCTTTTAAATGTTTTTGTTTTTCTTCTTGTCCTGGTTCGGTTAGTCCTTTTGCATGTTCTACAAATTCTTGGAAATCGCGAGCAAGACGGTTAAGCACTATGGCTTGCTCTCCTGCTTGACGACGAACGCCAGTGGCATCAAACATCACGATAATACCGAATACAACAGCAATAGCAAAATAAGGAGATTCAATTCCGTATGTGATAGCAAGTGTAGTCATTAGCGCTGTTACAGCAGCCGAATGTGAACTAGGCATGCCTCCCGTTGAAAACATGAGACCCCATTGTAACTTTCTATAGACGAGCAAATGGATTGGAACTTTGACAAATTGCGCGAAAAAAATGGCAATAAGCGAAGCAATTAAAGGTACATTGATTAACATGGCGATCTCCTCTTCCCTAGCAAACAGTTATATTATTATTGTACCACAAGAGGGCAACGAGGAAACCTATATAGATCAAATCAAAGCCCGACTTTTAAAAATAAGCTATAATGAAAAATAGGATGGCAGAAGAGTGGAGGTAATAATGATGAGTTTAGGTGACTACTTGGAAATGGAATTGGTAGAGCAAACACAAGAATTTACGAAAGTAAGGATGCCAGTTAATGATAAAACGCGACAACCATTCGGCTTTTTGCATGGTGGGGCTTCAGTAGCCTTAGCGGAACAAACAGCGAGTTTAGGGGCATCTGGGCACATTCAGGAATCTGAAATTGTCTTTGGACTTGAGATTAACGCGAATCATCTTTCATCGATACAAGAAGGCTACGTGCTTGCAACAGCGACTCCAATACATATTGGCAGAAGCACGCACGTCTGGCAGGTTGAAATTCGTGATGAAGTGACTGACAAGTTGATTTGCATTAGCAGGTGTACACTTGCTGTCAAAGTAAGACGGTAATACAAAAATGCCATGTCCCAATCTTCCTCGGGGACATGGCATTTTTTCATTCTTTTTTATCTGTATTATTTTCCTCATCAAGTTCAATAATTTCTTGCTCGGAGTCATCGGATTCGCGCTCAATCAAGGTTTCTTCTTGTTCGCGAGCTACGTCTTCCTGCTCTTCGCGTTCTTCTACTTTTTCATCGCGTAATTCCCAGTCGAGTTGTTCTTCTAGTTCCTCACGTTCTTGACGCTCACGCTCCAACTGTTCTTGCTTGATAATAATATTTTTCCGTTGCTTAATATCGTCTTTTTTCACGGAGCGCAGTTGGTCACGAATTCGAATCGCCAGTGGCACACCCGTATCGTAAGCAGCACGGTTAATCAAGTGAGAAGCAATCGGCGTTGTCAGGTAAATAAACAGAATCGCGAGGATAACGCGGGCATTAAAGCCTTCCCCTGAATGAAAAAAGTAACCAACCGTTGCAAAAAGCAATAAACTAACGCCAAATGTGTTACTAATACCCGCCGCATGTGTCCGGGTGTAAACGTCAGGCAAACGAATGACACCGATCGCCGCTAAAATACTGAGTAAGGCAGCGATCAAAATCATAACCGAAATAATCACTTCAATTATCACGTTCACGTTCAATCACCTTACCTTTCTCAATAAATTTGGCAAAAGAAACGGTACCGATAAACGCGAGCAATGCGATCAAAAGAATAACATCAAGATACGCACTTGTATCCAGTAACATCGAAAGTAGGGCAACGATGGCAACAAGGTTCATCCCAATCGAATCGAGCGCCACTACTTTATCCGAAGTTGTCGGTCCTTTTAAAATACGGTACAAATAGAGGAAGATTGAAACGGAATATAGGAACAGGGCAATGGAGAGGACGGCCGTTATAATAATCAATGGAACACCTCCATAATCGCGCCTTCATAGGATTTACGAATTGTCGCGATTTCTTCTTCAATATTTGGAACGTGGAGCGAATGCACGTAAATTGCTTTGTAATCATCGGAAATATCGATCGAAAGAGTTCCTGGTGTCAGCGTAATTAAAATCGCCAACATCGTTACTTCCCAATCGGTTTCAAGCGTCGTTTCATAACGGAAAATTCCAGGTCTGATGTTCATGTCCTTTTTAAGAACGATACGCGCCACCATCACCGTTGAAATAATTAAGTCTTTAAAGAAGTTAAACATCAATTTTACAAGCGCTAGGATCCGCCAAATGTAAAAGCGGGAGCCAAGGAAACGCCGCATGAAAAACAGTAGGAAAATCCCAATAATAAAGCCAACAATGAAGGTCCCGATTGTAAAAGATGACTGCAGGAACATCCACAAAGCGGCAAGAATAAGATTTATAATTAATTGAAACGCCATGTTTGCATCACTCCCCCAGTACCGCTTGAATGTAGATCGATGGGTCCACTAAAGGATCAACCGCTTTTGTGATCAATGGATACATGGCTTCTGAAAAAATACCATAACCAACTGAAATCACGAGTAAGAACAAGACGGGTACCATCATTTTTCGGTACGGAATATCTAATTTGAAATCGCCCTTCTTTTCGCCCCAGAAACCTTTGGAGAAAATCTTGATCATGGAGAGTAGGACGAATAGGCTCGAGAGAAGGACAACAATTCCGCCTACATAATTCTGAACAGAAAAAGCGCCTTCTATAATTAAAAGTTTGCCAATAAATCCGCTAAGAGGTGGGATACCAGCAAGTCCAAGCGCTGCGATAAAGAACGCCCAGCCAAGCGACGGTTTCACGCTCATTAGCCCACTGAATTTCTTAATGCTCGAGAAGCCAGTCATCGCGATAATAACACCGATAACGAGGAATAGTGTCCCTTTAATCAGCATATCATGGATCAAATAGAAGATAGCACCGGTCATCGATTCGCGCGTCATGAGTGACACACTGAATAAAATCACACCGACCGCAATCAAAATATTGTAAATCATAATCGTTTTCATATCATAATAACTAATAGCGCCAATAACACCGAGCACGATCGTGACTAAAGCAAGCGTCGAGAGCAGGGGGAGCGCAAAACTAGTTTCGTTGTAGAAAAAGAGTGTATAGACACGAATAATCGCGTACACGCCAACTTTTGTAAGCAATGCTCCAAATAGGGCGAGAACAGGAATTGGTGGTGCAAAATAGGAACCAGGAAGCCAGAAGTAAAGCGGGAAAATCCCAGCTTTCAATCCAAATACGAATAAGAATAGGACCGCAACAACCGTAATCATCCCAGTATTTCCACCGTGAATCTCCGAAATTTTTTGCGAAATATCCGCCATGTTAAGCGTGCCGAGCATCGAATAAAGCAGGGCAATTGCTACAACAAGGAACGCTGATCCAATCACATTGATCAGCAAGTATTTCACCGTCGCCTTCAATTGAATCGTTGTCCCACCAAGCACGAGTAGCACATAAGACGCCATCAACATGACTTCGAAAAATACGAATAAGTTGAAAATATCACCTGTTAAGAACGAGCCATTCACACCGACGATCATAAATAGGACAGCAGGATAATACAAAAATCTTTCCCGCGGTTTCCCAATCGAATAGAACGAATAAATGAGCGTTGCTAGTAAAATAAGACTGGTCGTTGTAACAAGAAGCACTGCCAACATGTCGCCAACAATCGAAATTCCAAATGGTGCAGGCCAATTCCCAAGCGTCACCGCAACAATTCCGTTTTGATACACGTAATAAACAAGATAAATATTAGCGAGAATCAAAACAATACTAGTAATCAGTGCGAGTATGCGCTGAATCACAACTTTTCGAGGGAGTAATAGCAAGAAGATCGCCCCGAAAAACGGAATCAAAATTGGCATTAAAACAATATTACTCATCATCAGCTTCATGCCCCCTTGTCTTCGAAACACTTTCACTATCAAGCTCCTGATAAGCCCGATAAGCGAGAACAAGGAAGAACGCCGTCACACCAAAACTAATAACTATGGCGGTTAAAATTAAGGCTTGTGGCAACGGATCATTGTAAACAGGAAGTCCCGGCGTATCAAGCAGGGGAGCCTTCCCTTTTTTAAGCCCACCCATTGTCAAAACAATTAAGTTTACCGCGTGGCTTAAAACGGCAGTTCCAAGAATAATACGCAACAAACTTTTTGAAAGAATGAGGTAGGTGGCTGCTGTAAACATGAGCCCAATTAATATCGACATCAATAGTTCCATTTAGTCACTCTCCCCAATCGTCTGAATTATCGTAAGCGTCACACCAACAACGACCAAGTAAACACCTAAGTCAAAAATGGTTGCCGTGTGAAGCGATGTATCACCAAGAATCGGTAAATCCACATGACCAAATTTATGCGTCAAAAATGGATCTCCCATAATAATACCAATCATGCCAGTGCCGACTGCAAACAGCAAACCAACGCCCGTCATCATGATCGTATTAATATTTAACATACTTTTGACAGTCTGCGTATCGTAAGCAATGAGGGTTAGCGTAATCGCACCAGCTGAAATTAAGCCAGCAACGAAGCCACCGCCAGGATTGTAATGCCCACCCATAAATAAATGTAGCGCGAACAGGAGAATAATAAAGACAACAACCTTGGTGACATTACGCAAGAGTACGTCATTTGTTTTCATTTTTTCCCCTCCTAGTTAGGCGTAATTTTATCATTCCAAAAATACCGATGGATGCAATCGCGAGCACAGCCGTTTCGAACAACGTATCAAAGCCACGGAAATCGACGAGAATAACGTTGACAATATTTTTCCCAGCTGCTTTCGTATAGGTATTATCAATATAATATTGTGAAATCGAAGGGAAGAAAGTCGTATCATAGGCTGAAAGTGAGATAAGGAAGACCGTGAGACCGACGCCGATACTAATGAACGTTTTAGCAGAAAGCCAGCGTGGTTTTTCTTCGATATTACTAAACTGCGGCAAATGATAGAAGACAAGCAAGTAAAGCACGACCGAAATCGTTTCAATCACGAGCTGCGTCAACGCAAGATCTGGTGCTCGAGCAACGATGAAGAAAATACTAATCGTATAACCCATGGCGCCGAGTAAAATAATCGAAGTAATACGTGACTTAGAAAACACAATGCCGACAAGCGTCACAATCACAACGAGCACTAAAACATAGTCCATCATTGTAACACGCGAAATCGTCGAAATATCAAAATTAAGCGCATCCGTTGCAAAAATGGTTCCCAGCATCAGAATAATGAACGCCGTCAACATATAATTCAAATACGTTCGAAGCCAACCAGTCATCACCCAAAGCGTGAAGCGATACGATCCTTGCTCCATATAATACAAACTATTATCATACGCCTTACCCCAACGGAAAAATGCAGGAACTTTCTCGGTAATAAAAGGTTTCCACCGATTCGCCGTTTTATATAGAAGAATTCCTAAAATAATAACCCCAGCTGTCATCGCGAGTGCCATCGTGAAGCCATGCCAGAAGCTGATATGAATCGAATAATCCGTCCCATAAAGCGAAGGCATAATGGATTTCACCGCTGGTTCAAGTAACGGTTTTGCAATCAAGTTTGGGAAAAATCCCGTAATAACAACAAGCGCCGCTAAAATCATAGGTGGTAGAAGCAATCCAATCGGAGCCTCATGTGGTTTTTTCGGTAACAAATGTGGTTTGAATTTGCCACCAAATGTTTTGAAGAAGATGATCATGCTGTAAACAAACGTGAAAATACTACCGATCCAAGCAATGACAGGTAAAATCACGCCCCACGTTTCGGCATGAAATAAGTTGAGCGACGTCACATCGACCATACTTTGGAAAAACATCTCCTTGCTAAGGAAACCATTGAACGGCGGCAAACCAGCCATCGCAAACGTTCCGATAAAAGCAATCGTCGCGGTGATTGGCATGATCTGCATCAAACCACCGAGACGCCTAATATCCCGCGTCCCTGTTTCATGATCGACAATTCCAACCATCATAAACAAGCTACCTTTAAATGTGGCGTGATTAAATAAGTGGAACACAGCAGCTACAATTGCGCCGATATAAATATTATCATTCCACGAATCAAAATGAAGCGCAGCAGCTCCGACACCAAGTAAAGTCATAATCAAACCGAGCTGACTAATCGTGGAGTAAGCCAGAATCGCTTTTAAATCCGTCTTTTTCGTCGCAGTAATCGAACCCCAGAAAAGTGTCACAATCCCGACAAGCGTAATCGTCCAGAACCAAGCCCCAGACACCGCAAAAAGAGGTGTGAAACGAGCAACGAGATAAATTCCAGCCTTGACCATTGTCGCGGAATGGAGGTAAGCACTAACTGGCGTCGGCGCTTCCATCGCATCCGGCAACCAAATATGAAACGGTACTTGCGCAGATTTGGTGAACGCCCCCAGCAAAATAAAGATCATCGCGGGAATAAAGAGCGAACTACTCTGAACGAGCGCAGCCTCCGAAATAATTTCTCGTAGTGAGAACGATCCAGTAATAACATGAAGTAATAAAATACCTCCAAGAAGCATTAAGCCTCCAAATACAGTAATCAGTAACGATTTTCGCGCGCCATAACGCGATCGTTCCCTATGGTACCAATATCCAATCAATAGGAATGAACTAATCGAAGTCATTTCCCAGAATAAATACAATACAACTAAATTATCACTTAACACAACTCCGAGCATTGCAGTCATAAAAATAAACAAAAATGCATAAAAATTGTTTAAACGCTCCTTCTTTTTACCTAAGTAGAAAATAGAGTAAAACGTGACAAGCGATCCAATCCCAGTAATAAGCAAAGCAAATAATAAACTAAGCCCATCTACAACGACGGTGAAATTAATACCAAGTGATGGAATCCAAGGCATTGTCTGCGTGACAACCCCATCCATCGTCTGCGGAATAAATGTCAAAAAGTAAATAAATAAAATGACAGGAATCGGCAAAACGATCCATCCAGTATGCAGTTGTTTAGTCCACCTGTAGAAAATGGGAATGAGCATGGCCATGAGAAATGGCAAGAAAATGGCGAGGTGTAGAAATGACAAAAGTTCTCCCTCCTTGATGAAAATAAAGTTTTAATATGACGAAACATCACTACTATTATAAAAGCAATAAAGCTTAAAAATGTAAACCCGAAGATAAAGAATAGGCTGTGATTCTGTGCTCGTGGGTATGTCTCGCTAATAAAGACATGGAACACGCGTTGTTTGCCACAATTTTTATTATAGCATACTTATTTACCTGAAAAAAAGGGTAGGAACTTGAAAAGGATGTGAACAAGATGATATTTTTCGAATTCTATAAATATGAAGGTAGATGAAAAATAAAAAAATCGTTGCTCCAAAAAAAAGAACAACGATTAGACAATTAATCTACATTAACATGGCGTTTCCGATCCGATTTCAAACTAAACCAGAGCAATACAAAAGCGACAAGGAACATAAAACTAGTAAAAACAAACACATTACTCATGCCCACAAATCCAGCCATTGTACCGCCAAGTATCGGGCCGATAACGTTTCCCAAGAAGCGCGCACTTTGATTATAGCCAAGCATTTCTCCTTGCATTTGACCAGGAGAAGCCAAGCGGATATAAGCCGTCGCACAAGGGACCATACCACCAATCGCAATACCAAACAAGAAGCGGAAGAAAATAAACAGCCATAAATTTGGAACAAAAGCTTGAGGTAAAACAAAGAGTGCCGCCAAAATTAGTAGGATATTCAAAATCTTTTCATACCCATATTTGTCCCCAAGCTCGCCCCATTTCCGCGTCATCACCAAGTTCCCAAAACCAGCTGCCGAAAAAGCGAGTCCAGACAATAGCGCCACATTATCCGTGTGAGTTAACTGCCCGACATAGAGTGCAAGAAGGGGTTGAACGCTAAAATTAGCAACCTGAATGAGTAACGAAATAATCATCACCATCATTAAAACCCGCAGTTGGAAAATATGTTTCAACACTTCCCGACGCGAGTATGTTACTTTCTTTTGGCCTTCTAAATCAGGTCGAACTTCTTTCAACCCGAACGTTACTAGAAGTGCCGCAACAAAAATGGCAATCCCGGTAATAATAAATGTGCTTGAGAACCCAAAGAAATCAGCCAAAGCTCCACCGAGTAATGGACCAAATAGCATCCCAGTTACACCGCCTAATTGCAGTGTCCCAAGAACTTTTCCAGCCTCGTTCCGGTCCGTCTGCCTTGCAATAAAAGCATTTGAAATCCCGATAAATCCAGTCACAACACCCATAAATATCCGTAGAATCATCATGTATGTTACGGAGTGAGCATAACCCATAAGAAAAATACTAATACTCATCCCAAATGCCGTGAATATCAGAATCTTCTTGAACCCATACTTATCCCCAATTCGTCCCCAAATCGGTGAAAAAATAAAAGCGACTAAAAAAGTCACCCCAAAAATATACCCAGCCCAGCGTTGAACATAAGCCTCACTATAGTCTCCAAACGTTTCAATATACAACGATAAGAAAGGCATAATCATCGTCGTACTAGCCGAAATTAGCAAATTCGCTACCATCAAAATGTACAAATTTCGTTTTTTGATTGACATATAAATCATCCCTCTCCTTATTTAATTTTTATTTGCAGAACTAGTTGGAAATTGAGAAGCAAGATGAATTACTTAGATCAAGTGCTAGCAACAAATACAAGCACATATAAGAGCGGAAAAATAGCTATTTCAACATCGGGAAATAAGCAATCCCAACTTGCGGAACTTCATTTTAGTTTGCAAATATCTAATTCCATTATAGAATAAAGAAGCGAAGAAATAAAAATAAAAGCATTAAGACGGGAGGCATCATGGTCAAAAAAATTGTTATTTGGGGAGCCGCTAGTTTATTATGTATATATGTACTCTCTGTATTTGTGAATTTACTCATAATCTGGTTCAAATAAGAGCAGGCAACTAAAAGTAAAAAAGGAGATAATAAAAATGACATACTATCCACAATTATCAAAAGAAGTAGCAGAAAATGAAAAACTGGTAGCGATGGAAACAAATCGTGGAACCATCAAAATTAAACTATTCCCAGAAATCGCACCAAAAGCAGTAGAAAATTTCTTAACACACGCAGAGAACGGTTACTACAATGGCGTTATTTTCCACCGTATTATTGCTGATTTCATGATTCAAGGTGGCGATCCAGAAGGCGCAGGATATGGCGGCGAAAGTATCTGGGGAGCACCATTCGAAGACGAATTTTCACCAAATGCGTTTAACATTCGTGGCGCACTATCTATGGCAAACGCCGGCCCAGGAACAAACGGTAGCCAATTTTTCATCGTAACCAATAAGAATTTACACCCACAAATGGCAAAACAAATGGAAGGCGCAGGATTCCCAGCAGAAGTCATCGAGGCTTACAAAGCTGGCGGGACACCACATCTAGACGGCCGCCACACAGTATTTGGCCAAGTAGTAGAAGGCATGGAAGTAGTAGACGAAATCGAATCCGTAAGCGTTGGTCCACAAGACAAACCAGTTCACGATGTAGTAATCGAAAAGATCACAGTACTATAATTCACTAAACAATGTTTTCTCACAAAACGCGAGGGCCAAGAAACATTGAAATTCTAGGCAAAAGCGAGTACCGAAGCGGAGCGTACAAAAGTACGAGAGCATCGGAACACAGCTTTTAACGACGAAGCTCAGGAGTGAGACAAACCAAAGATTCCCGAGTTTCCGCAGAACACGCGAGGGCCGAGAAATGTTGAGATTCTAGGCAAAAGCGAGTACCGGAGCGGAACGTACAAAAGTACGAGAGCACCGGAACACAGCTTTTAACGACGAAGCTCAGGAGTGAGACAAACCAAAGATTCCGGAGTCCCCGCAGAACACGCGAGGGCCGAGAAATGTTGAGATTCTAGGCAAAAGTGAGTACCGAAGCGGAGCGTACAAAAGTACGAGAGCATCGGAACACAGCTTTTAACGACGAAGCTCAGGAGTGAGACAAACCAAAGATTCCCGAGTTCCCGCAGAACACGCGAGGGCCGAGAAATGTTGAGATTCTAGGCAAAAGTGAGTACCGAAGCGGAGCGTACAAAAGTACGAGAGCATCGGAACACAGCTTTTAACGACGAAGCTCAGGAGTGAGACAAACCAAAGATTCCCGAGTTCCCGCAGAACACGCGAGGGCCGAGAAATGTTGAGATTCTAGGCAAAAGCGAGTACCAGAGCGGAACGTACAAAAGTACGAGAGCACCGGAACACAGCTTTTAACGACGAAGCTCGACGTTTCTCGGCCCTCGCGCGAAGCTCAGTCTTGTGTAAACGCTGTATAGTGAGTATAATGAAAGTATAACAAAAGCAAGCCACCCTAAAATCGAAAGGAAAGATCTTTTATGAAAAATATCGTATTAGTATGTGCGGCAGGAATGTCCACAAGTTTATTAGTAACAAAAATGCAAAAAGCTGCAGAAGCAAAAGGAATAGAAGCAACAATCGCTGCTTATTCTATTTCTGAAATCAATGGACTAATTGATACTGCAGACGTGGTATTGCTTGGACCACAAGTTCGTTACCAAAAATCAACTGTTGATAAATTAGCTGAGCCAAAAGGCGTTCCAGTTGATGTAATCGACATGACTGCTTACGGTACAATGAACGGTGAAAAAGTTTTAGATCACGCTTTGAAATTAATGGGCGAATAATAAATAAATGAATCAAAGCTGGAGTTATTTGTTGGTAGATACCGATGAATACTCCAGCTTTTTTGCGTTCCCAAAAATAAATAAAGATGGGCGATTTGAGACAGGTTTGGTCAGTAAAAGCATGTTAGAATGTACTTTGTAAGTGAGTCAGATTCACATTGTTTCATTCAGATTTAATGGGATAGCACCCTAGATTTAGAATGGTGATTGCGTTCTCTCCATAAAACAGAGCCTATTTTGTGGAATAAAAAACTATCAAGAGGGATTCATTTTTTCAGCTCTATAAGTATTTGGACGCTAATACATTAAACTATGAGATTGATTCAATTATATAAACTTATTACATGAGGAGGAATAAAAATGGGGAAATATATTGATATTTCACAAAGGAAAATGGAGAAATATAGTAAGGATACAGATTATAATAAAACATTTGAAGACGCTCTTAGAGAAGTCAAGGAAGCAAATGGAGGTGTTATTTATGTC
The sequence above is drawn from the Listeria weihenstephanensis genome and encodes:
- a CDS encoding Na(+)/H(+) antiporter subunit C, whose protein sequence is MELLMSILIGLMFTAATYLILSKSLLRIILGTAVLSHAVNLIVLTMGGLKKGKAPLLDTPGLPVYNDPLPQALILTAIVISFGVTAFFLVLAYRAYQELDSESVSKTRGHEADDE
- a CDS encoding Na+/H+ antiporter subunit E; this translates as MAFQLIINLILAALWMFLQSSFTIGTFIVGFIIGIFLLFFMRRFLGSRFYIWRILALVKLMFNFFKDLIISTVMVARIVLKKDMNIRPGIFRYETTLETDWEVTMLAILITLTPGTLSIDISDDYKAIYVHSLHVPNIEEEIATIRKSYEGAIMEVFH
- a CDS encoding Na(+)/H(+) antiporter subunit B, with amino-acid sequence MKTNDVLLRNVTKVVVFIILLFALHLFMGGHYNPGGGFVAGLISAGAITLTLIAYDTQTVKSMLNINTIMMTGVGLLFAVGTGMIGIIMGDPFLTHKFGHVDLPILGDTSLHTATIFDLGVYLVVVGVTLTIIQTIGESD
- the mnhG gene encoding monovalent cation/H(+) antiporter subunit G, whose product is MNVIIEVIISVMILIAALLSILAAIGVIRLPDVYTRTHAAGISNTFGVSLLLFATVGYFFHSGEGFNARVILAILFIYLTTPIASHLINRAAYDTGVPLAIRIRDQLRSVKKDDIKQRKNIIIKQEQLERERQEREELEEQLDWELRDEKVEEREEQEDVAREQEETLIERESDDSEQEIIELDEENNTDKKE
- a CDS encoding PTS sugar transporter subunit IIB, with product MKNIVLVCAAGMSTSLLVTKMQKAAEAKGIEATIAAYSISEINGLIDTADVVLLGPQVRYQKSTVDKLAEPKGVPVDVIDMTAYGTMNGEKVLDHALKLMGE
- a CDS encoding lmo2377 family MFS transporter, with the protein product MSIKKRNLYILMVANLLISASTTMIMPFLSLYIETFGDYSEAYVQRWAGYIFGVTFLVAFIFSPIWGRIGDKYGFKKILIFTAFGMSISIFLMGYAHSVTYMMILRIFMGVVTGFIGISNAFIARQTDRNEAGKVLGTLQLGGVTGMLFGPLLGGALADFFGFSSTFIITGIAIFVAALLVTFGLKEVRPDLEGQKKVTYSRREVLKHIFQLRVLMMVMIISLLIQVANFSVQPLLALYVGQLTHTDNVALLSGLAFSAAGFGNLVMTRKWGELGDKYGYEKILNILLILAALFVLPQAFVPNLWLFIFFRFLFGIAIGGMVPCATAYIRLASPGQMQGEMLGYNQSARFLGNVIGPILGGTMAGFVGMSNVFVFTSFMFLVAFVLLWFSLKSDRKRHVNVD
- a CDS encoding peptidylprolyl isomerase; amino-acid sequence: MTYYPQLSKEVAENEKLVAMETNRGTIKIKLFPEIAPKAVENFLTHAENGYYNGVIFHRIIADFMIQGGDPEGAGYGGESIWGAPFEDEFSPNAFNIRGALSMANAGPGTNGSQFFIVTNKNLHPQMAKQMEGAGFPAEVIEAYKAGGTPHLDGRHTVFGQVVEGMEVVDEIESVSVGPQDKPVHDVVIEKITVL
- a CDS encoding Na(+)/H(+) antiporter subunit F1, encoding MIITAVLSIALFLYSVSIFLYLYRILKGPTTSDKVVALDSIGMNLVAIVALLSMLLDTSAYLDVILLIALLAFIGTVSFAKFIEKGKVIERERDN
- a CDS encoding divergent PAP2 family protein, translating into MLINVPLIASLIAIFFAQFVKVPIHLLVYRKLQWGLMFSTGGMPSSHSAAVTALMTTLAITYGIESPYFAIAVVFGIIVMFDATGVRRQAGEQAIVLNRLARDFQEFVEHAKGLTEPGQEEKQKHLKEMLGHKPMEVFFGALTGIAIGFIVDYLFGLL
- a CDS encoding Na+/H+ antiporter subunit D; the protein is MSNIVLMPILIPFFGAIFLLLLPRKVVIQRILALITSIVLILANIYLVYYVYQNGIVAVTLGNWPAPFGISIVGDMLAVLLVTTTSLILLATLIYSFYSIGKPRERFLYYPAVLFMIVGVNGSFLTGDIFNLFVFFEVMLMASYVLLVLGGTTIQLKATVKYLLINVIGSAFLVVAIALLYSMLGTLNMADISQKISEIHGGNTGMITVVAVLFLFVFGLKAGIFPLYFWLPGSYFAPPIPVLALFGALLTKVGVYAIIRVYTLFFYNETSFALPLLSTLALVTIVLGVIGAISYYDMKTIMIYNILIAVGVILFSVSLMTRESMTGAIFYLIHDMLIKGTLFLVIGVIIAMTGFSSIKKFSGLMSVKPSLGWAFFIAALGLAGIPPLSGFIGKLLIIEGAFSVQNYVGGIVVLLSSLFVLLSMIKIFSKGFWGEKKGDFKLDIPYRKMMVPVLFLLVISVGYGIFSEAMYPLITKAVDPLVDPSIYIQAVLGE
- the menI gene encoding 1,4-dihydroxy-2-naphthoyl-CoA hydrolase MenI; the protein is MMMSLGDYLEMELVEQTQEFTKVRMPVNDKTRQPFGFLHGGASVALAEQTASLGASGHIQESEIVFGLEINANHLSSIQEGYVLATATPIHIGRSTHVWQVEIRDEVTDKLICISRCTLAVKVRR
- a CDS encoding Na+/H+ antiporter subunit A, giving the protein MSFLHLAIFLPFLMAMLIPIFYRWTKQLHTGWIVLPIPVILFIYFLTFIPQTMDGVVTQTMPWIPSLGINFTVVVDGLSLLFALLITGIGSLVTFYSIFYLGKKKERLNNFYAFLFIFMTAMLGVVLSDNLVVLYLFWEMTSISSFLLIGYWYHRERSRYGARKSLLITVFGGLMLLGGILLLHVITGSFSLREIISEAALVQSSSLFIPAMIFILLGAFTKSAQVPFHIWLPDAMEAPTPVSAYLHSATMVKAGIYLVARFTPLFAVSGAWFWTITLVGIVTLFWGSITATKKTDLKAILAYSTISQLGLIMTLLGVGAAALHFDSWNDNIYIGAIVAAVFHLFNHATFKGSLFMMVGIVDHETGTRDIRRLGGLMQIMPITATIAFIGTFAMAGLPPFNGFLSKEMFFQSMVDVTSLNLFHAETWGVILPVIAWIGSIFTFVYSMIIFFKTFGGKFKPHLLPKKPHEAPIGLLLPPMILAALVVITGFFPNLIAKPLLEPAVKSIMPSLYGTDYSIHISFWHGFTMALAMTAGVIILGILLYKTANRWKPFITEKVPAFFRWGKAYDNSLYYMEQGSYRFTLWVMTGWLRTYLNYMLTAFIILMLGTIFATDALNFDISTISRVTMMDYVLVLVVIVTLVGIVFSKSRITSIILLGAMGYTISIFFIVARAPDLALTQLVIETISVVLYLLVFYHLPQFSNIEEKPRWLSAKTFISIGVGLTVFLISLSAYDTTFFPSISQYYIDNTYTKAAGKNIVNVILVDFRGFDTLFETAVLAIASIGIFGMIKLRLTRRGKNENK